A stretch of Eleutherodactylus coqui strain aEleCoq1 chromosome 2, aEleCoq1.hap1, whole genome shotgun sequence DNA encodes these proteins:
- the KLHL42 gene encoding kelch-like protein 42 isoform X2 encodes MSSLDHVRILLGSRSYSVPRDQLVAQSGYFQALFRSGMRESNGEAVTLHGLSQEGLEGVLRHITGSPLPDCIPSEDPRCERKTEESGCGHDVSAQAPLQALVEAACYLQVHGLLSLLHSSLSPETCLDLLDVCQLHGQWDLASASLRYMATHYHSMLQRLDFQDSPASLKERVLEERLRGAPALLVLCQQGCDSWVLFRYSDEGGSWQVMPGTIPPSMLRVQGYGAAVLHNYLFVAGGTRESGQEVSAMHSYNPSTGCWSEEPAMNQKRYNFRLLAVNGSLYAVGGHSLQTMEFFNPAQNMWTLAAPLPDTLVEFSACESLGRIYVIGGYTPRGRNLSVLRYCPSRDEWTVFDLCRQHVRKQQMVSIEETLFLVGGFRRDPQSGQTEDSLSVHSYNTGTREWNCLKVNTSKSGLSVSCTLHNDGIYILSRGMNPNTVGKHRIFLKYCVFTGVCEYVRGPPTEGNNMQLFSMYLPHPL; translated from the exons atgtcatcactggatCACGTCCGGATCCTCCTGGGCTCCAGATCGTACAGCGTGCCCCGGGATCAGCTGGTGGCGCAGAGCGGCTACTTCCAGGCCCTCTTCCGTTCTGGGATGCGTGAGAGCAATGGAGAAGCGGTGACTCTACACGGCCTCAGCCAGGAGGGTTTAGAGGGGGTCCTCCGCCACATCACGGGCAGCCCACTCCCAGATTGTATCCCATCTGAAGACCCCAGATGTGAGCGTAAGACAGAAGAGTCTGGCTGTGGGCATGATGTGTCGGCACAGGCTCCTCTGCAGGCGCTGGTGGAGGCTGCTTGCTATTTACAAGTCCATGGTCTCCTGTCCCTCCTACACTCCTCCCTGTCACCAGAAACATGTTTGGACCTCCTGGACGTTTGCCAGTTACACGGTCAATGGGATTTGGCGTCCGCCTCGCTCCGATATATGGCGACTCATTACCACTCTATGCTGCAGAGGTTGGACTTCCAAGACAGCCCTGCTTCTCTCAAGGAGCGAGTCTTGGAGGAGAGACTCCGCGGGGCGCCCGCTCTACTGGTGCTGTGCCAACAGGGCTGTGACTCCTGGGTGCTCTTCCGCTATTCGGACGAGGGAGGCAGTTGGCAGGTGATGCCGGGGACCATCCCTCCGAGTATGTTGCGGGTACAGGGCTACGGGGCCGCAGTCTTACATAACTACCTCTTCGTGGCTGGAGGGACgcgggagagcgggcaggaggtCAGCGCCATGCACTCCTATAATCCCAGCACCGGCTGCTGGAGCGAAGAGCCGGCGATGAACCAGAAGAG gtaTAATTTCCGcttgctggcagtgaatggaTCTCTATATGCGGTTGGCGGCCATTCTTTACAGACAATGGAGTTTTTCAACCCTGCGCAGAACATGTGGACGCTTGCTGCTCCCCTCCCGGACACGCTTGTGGAGTTCTCAGCCTGTGAAAGTTTGGGGAGGATCTATGTGATCGGAGGCTACACGCCGCGGG GTCGTAACCTGAGCGTGCTGCGCTATTGTCCGTCACGAGACGAGTGGACTGTGTTTGACCTCTGCAGGCAGCACGTGCGGAAGCAGCAGATGGTGTCCATAGAAGAGACCTTGTTCTTGGTTGGGGGCTTTAGGAGGGACCCCCAGTCTGGACAGACGGAGGACTCGCTGAGTGTGCACTCCTACAACACCGGCACCCGAGAGTGGAACTGTCTGAAAGTCAACACCTCCAAATCCGGGCTGAGTGTCAGCTGCACACTACACAACGACGGGATCTACATCCTGAGCCGCGGCATGAACCCCAACACTGTGGGCAAACACCGCATCTTCCTTAAGTACTGTGTGTTTACGGGGGTCTGCGAGTATGTACGAGGGCCCCCCACGGAGGGCAACAACATGCAACTATTCTCCATGTACTTACCTCACCCCTTGTAA
- the KLHL42 gene encoding kelch-like protein 42 isoform X1 → MSSLDHVRILLGSRSYSVPRDQLVAQSGYFQALFRSGMRESNGEAVTLHGLSQEGLEGVLRHITGSPLPDCIPSEDPRCERKTEESGCGHDVSAQAPLQALVEAACYLQVHGLLSLLHSSLSPETCLDLLDVCQLHGQWDLASASLRYMATHYHSMLQRLDFQDSPASLKERVLEERLRGAPALLVLCQQGCDSWVLFRYSDEGGSWQVMPGTIPPSMLRVQGYGAAVLHNYLFVAGGTRESGQEVSAMHSYNPSTGCWSEEPAMNQKRYPPTLPIMYNFRLLAVNGSLYAVGGHSLQTMEFFNPAQNMWTLAAPLPDTLVEFSACESLGRIYVIGGYTPRGRNLSVLRYCPSRDEWTVFDLCRQHVRKQQMVSIEETLFLVGGFRRDPQSGQTEDSLSVHSYNTGTREWNCLKVNTSKSGLSVSCTLHNDGIYILSRGMNPNTVGKHRIFLKYCVFTGVCEYVRGPPTEGNNMQLFSMYLPHPL, encoded by the exons atgtcatcactggatCACGTCCGGATCCTCCTGGGCTCCAGATCGTACAGCGTGCCCCGGGATCAGCTGGTGGCGCAGAGCGGCTACTTCCAGGCCCTCTTCCGTTCTGGGATGCGTGAGAGCAATGGAGAAGCGGTGACTCTACACGGCCTCAGCCAGGAGGGTTTAGAGGGGGTCCTCCGCCACATCACGGGCAGCCCACTCCCAGATTGTATCCCATCTGAAGACCCCAGATGTGAGCGTAAGACAGAAGAGTCTGGCTGTGGGCATGATGTGTCGGCACAGGCTCCTCTGCAGGCGCTGGTGGAGGCTGCTTGCTATTTACAAGTCCATGGTCTCCTGTCCCTCCTACACTCCTCCCTGTCACCAGAAACATGTTTGGACCTCCTGGACGTTTGCCAGTTACACGGTCAATGGGATTTGGCGTCCGCCTCGCTCCGATATATGGCGACTCATTACCACTCTATGCTGCAGAGGTTGGACTTCCAAGACAGCCCTGCTTCTCTCAAGGAGCGAGTCTTGGAGGAGAGACTCCGCGGGGCGCCCGCTCTACTGGTGCTGTGCCAACAGGGCTGTGACTCCTGGGTGCTCTTCCGCTATTCGGACGAGGGAGGCAGTTGGCAGGTGATGCCGGGGACCATCCCTCCGAGTATGTTGCGGGTACAGGGCTACGGGGCCGCAGTCTTACATAACTACCTCTTCGTGGCTGGAGGGACgcgggagagcgggcaggaggtCAGCGCCATGCACTCCTATAATCCCAGCACCGGCTGCTGGAGCGAAGAGCCGGCGATGAACCAGAAGAGGTATCCGCCAACGTTGCCCATAAT gtaTAATTTCCGcttgctggcagtgaatggaTCTCTATATGCGGTTGGCGGCCATTCTTTACAGACAATGGAGTTTTTCAACCCTGCGCAGAACATGTGGACGCTTGCTGCTCCCCTCCCGGACACGCTTGTGGAGTTCTCAGCCTGTGAAAGTTTGGGGAGGATCTATGTGATCGGAGGCTACACGCCGCGGG GTCGTAACCTGAGCGTGCTGCGCTATTGTCCGTCACGAGACGAGTGGACTGTGTTTGACCTCTGCAGGCAGCACGTGCGGAAGCAGCAGATGGTGTCCATAGAAGAGACCTTGTTCTTGGTTGGGGGCTTTAGGAGGGACCCCCAGTCTGGACAGACGGAGGACTCGCTGAGTGTGCACTCCTACAACACCGGCACCCGAGAGTGGAACTGTCTGAAAGTCAACACCTCCAAATCCGGGCTGAGTGTCAGCTGCACACTACACAACGACGGGATCTACATCCTGAGCCGCGGCATGAACCCCAACACTGTGGGCAAACACCGCATCTTCCTTAAGTACTGTGTGTTTACGGGGGTCTGCGAGTATGTACGAGGGCCCCCCACGGAGGGCAACAACATGCAACTATTCTCCATGTACTTACCTCACCCCTTGTAA
- the MANSC4 gene encoding MANSC domain-containing protein 4 encodes MAVNVESATLLLFSLLDIPWILCLSSSLCPHTTFYHGCWIRRFPGLFLSFSGSEQRGARVLQKRPEPSAQLCSRKCCHQESCNVAIFYSETSAENGDCHLVHCPQPESCLLQLQERSILYTVTAGVDPDLLVFDKLGHVDLNPRSSLKWERLNISRVAASSLPISSTALPSKEPHVNSLPTPPQDEPPLHPPSQHSPSQPPSFTHSPPHSLPPTYSPPLTAEVTFKTTSIFSPADEEPNKEAPPSSPPLEQPDLQSPAHLDSSKQHMNETKGHSGRNQTYEGEAEDPSDTLANLWPLPALVGSMVTLLCCCSGILAFGCCRRKRRGRYRPWRAPRTGKGTLITCTLHKEKD; translated from the exons ATGGCAGTGAATGTGGAGTCAGCCACTCTCCTGCTCTTCTCTCTCCTGGACATCCCGTGGATCCTCTGCCTGTCTAGCTCTCTGTGCCCGCACACCACCTTCTACCATGGCTGCTGGATCAGACGCTTCCCTGGCCTCTTCCTCAGCTTCTCTGGATCAGAACAACGCGGTGCCCGAGTGCTGCAGAAACGTCCCGAACCATCAGCCCAACTGTGCAGCCGCAAGTGCTGCCATCAAG AGTCGTGTAATGTGGCCATCTTCTACTCTGAGACGAGCGCTGAGAACGGGGACTGTCACCTGGTGCATTGTCCACAGCCGGAAAGCTGCCTCCTCCAGCTGCAAGAGCGCAGCATCCTCTACACGGTCACAGCTG GTGTTGATCCGGATCTGCTGGTGTTTGACAAGCTGGGACATGTTGACTTGAACCCACGGTCGTCCTTAAAGTGGGAGCGTCTGAATATATCCCGGGTAGCAGCTTCCTCACTTCCCATTTCCTCCACAGCCTTACCTTCTAAGGAACCTCATGTTAACTCGCTGCCCACCCCTCCACAAGATGAGCCACCTCTTCATCCACCGAGCCAGCACTCTCCTTCTCAGCCCCCATCTTTTACACACTCTCCACCCCACTCTTTGCCACCTACTTATTCTCCTCCATTAACTGCCGAAGTTACTTTTAAGACAACATCGATCTTCTCCCCAGCAGATGAAGAACCCAATAAGGAGGCTCCTCCATCCTCACCACCCCTGGAGCAACCGGACTTACAGAGTCCGGCCCACCTGGATAGCAGCAAGCAGCACATGAATGAGACCAAGGGCCACAGTGGCAGGAACCAGACTTATGAGGGAGAGGCTGAAGACCCCTCCGACACCTTGGCCAATCTCTGGCCTCTTCCTGCACTGGTTGGGTCTATGGTGACCTTATTGTGCTGCTGCTCAGGGATCCTGGCATTTGGATGTTGTAGGAGGAAGCGACGAGGGAGGTATAGGCCATGGAGGGCACCAAGAACTGGGAAAGGGACACTAATAACTTGTACTCTTCATAAGGAGAAGGACTGA